In the Arthrobacter zhaoxinii genome, one interval contains:
- a CDS encoding zinc-dependent alcohol dehydrogenase, producing the protein MRAMVYRGPYKVRVEEKDMPPIEHPNDAIVRVTRAAICGSDLHLYHGLLPDTRVGMTFGHEFIGVVEEVGSSVQNLKAGDRVMVPANIYCGSCYFCARGLYSNCHNVNPNATAVGSLYGYSHTTGGYDGGQAEFVRVPFADVGPSIIPDWMDEEDALMCTDALATGYFGAQLGDIVEGDTVIVFGAGPVGLYAAKSAWLMGAGRVIVIDHLDYRLEKARTFAHAETYNFTEYDDIVVQMKKTTDFLGADVAIDAVGAEADGSFLQHVTGTKLKLQGGSPVALNWAIDSVRKAGTISVMGAYGPVYSAVKFGDALNKGLTLNMNQTPMKRQWPRLFEHIKAGYLKPHEIITHRIPLEHIAEGYHMFSAKLDNCIKPVIIPGS; encoded by the coding sequence GTGCGAGCGATGGTGTACCGAGGACCCTACAAAGTCCGGGTCGAAGAAAAGGACATGCCGCCCATTGAGCATCCCAACGATGCCATTGTTCGGGTCACCCGGGCGGCCATCTGCGGCTCCGACCTGCACCTGTACCACGGCCTGCTGCCCGACACCCGGGTCGGAATGACCTTCGGCCATGAGTTCATCGGCGTTGTCGAGGAGGTAGGGTCCTCCGTGCAGAACCTCAAGGCCGGCGACCGGGTGATGGTCCCGGCCAACATCTACTGCGGGTCCTGCTACTTCTGTGCACGCGGGCTCTACTCGAACTGCCACAACGTTAACCCCAACGCCACGGCCGTGGGCAGCCTCTACGGGTATTCACATACCACCGGCGGGTACGACGGCGGCCAGGCCGAATTCGTGCGGGTCCCGTTCGCCGACGTCGGACCCTCCATCATCCCCGACTGGATGGACGAGGAAGACGCCCTCATGTGCACCGATGCGCTGGCCACCGGCTACTTCGGGGCCCAGCTGGGGGACATCGTGGAGGGCGACACCGTGATTGTCTTCGGCGCCGGACCGGTGGGGCTGTATGCCGCAAAATCGGCCTGGCTGATGGGGGCCGGCCGGGTCATCGTCATTGACCACCTGGACTACCGGCTGGAAAAGGCGCGGACCTTCGCCCACGCCGAGACCTACAACTTCACCGAGTATGACGACATTGTGGTCCAGATGAAGAAGACCACCGATTTCCTGGGTGCCGACGTCGCAATCGATGCGGTGGGCGCCGAGGCGGACGGTAGTTTCCTCCAGCACGTCACGGGGACGAAGCTCAAGCTGCAGGGCGGATCCCCGGTGGCGCTGAACTGGGCCATCGACTCGGTGCGCAAGGCCGGAACCATCTCCGTGATGGGTGCCTACGGGCCGGTTTACAGCGCCGTGAAGTTCGGCGACGCCCTGAACAAGGGCCTGACGCTGAACATGAACCAGACCCCGATGAAGCGGCAGTGGCCGCGCCTGTTCGAGCACATCAAGGCCGGCTACCTCAAGCCCCACGAGATCATCACGCACCGGATTCCGCTGGAACACATTGCCGAGGGCTATCACATGTTCTCCGCGAAGCTGGATAACTGCATCAAGCCCGTCATCATCCCCGGTTCCTGA
- a CDS encoding sensor histidine kinase has protein sequence MPMFSRRFPRIGRERTPIPDWPTLFHRSPSGYVLVSGRGVILESNSTFAVWAGRSRSSLAGTAFADLLSSGDLPEYERWGAALPAGSPANLEVDFRGPDNARLPAWISAVRMDSRGSTVDLITVFPAPRDCRDERRLADALQQAEAARGAAELRAQQRESLFKTVLDTVDVGVLVVDDTGREILANARMESSRTLVSSGESLESHTFGGGTWPVYGPDRKTPLPDEQRPIRRAISGESFSEQIVWIGTGRGQMAVSVSARSMRDGENFKGSVLAFSDVTQLVRALAAQGEFVGNVSHELRTPLTSILGYLDMALEQEVQLPDAVETALQTAVRNAERLLQLVTDLLSVATGKDALELRETDLAPVVNAAVDSFGPRARMNGVEFDVEVPADLKATVDGGRIREVLENLVSNAVKYSPEGGKVRVRAWRQDESVLIEVADNGMGMALEEQEQVFTRFFRSGQALTAAIPGAGLGLVIARRIVEEHGGSISFSSTAGQGTVFSVTLPAAAPGTGLQS, from the coding sequence ATGCCAATGTTTTCCCGCCGTTTTCCGCGCATCGGCCGGGAACGGACGCCTATTCCGGACTGGCCCACCCTGTTTCACCGCTCCCCGTCCGGCTATGTCCTGGTTTCCGGACGCGGCGTCATTCTGGAATCAAACTCCACTTTTGCAGTGTGGGCCGGCAGGAGCCGGAGTTCGCTGGCCGGAACTGCTTTTGCCGACCTGCTTTCATCGGGGGATCTGCCCGAGTACGAGCGATGGGGCGCGGCCCTGCCTGCCGGATCGCCGGCGAATCTGGAGGTGGACTTCAGGGGGCCGGACAATGCCAGGCTGCCGGCCTGGATTTCCGCGGTCCGGATGGACTCCCGCGGCAGTACCGTTGACCTGATCACCGTCTTTCCCGCGCCCCGTGACTGCCGGGATGAACGCCGCCTCGCTGATGCGCTGCAGCAGGCGGAAGCTGCCCGCGGCGCTGCCGAGCTGCGGGCCCAGCAGCGGGAGTCGCTGTTCAAGACGGTCCTGGACACCGTCGATGTCGGCGTGCTGGTGGTGGATGACACGGGTCGGGAAATCCTTGCCAACGCACGGATGGAAAGCAGCCGGACCCTCGTCTCCTCCGGTGAGTCCCTGGAATCCCACACCTTCGGGGGCGGGACGTGGCCGGTTTACGGGCCGGACCGGAAAACTCCGCTTCCGGACGAGCAGCGTCCCATCCGCAGGGCGATCTCCGGCGAGTCCTTTTCCGAACAGATTGTCTGGATCGGCACCGGCCGGGGGCAAATGGCAGTCAGCGTCAGCGCGCGCAGTATGCGGGACGGGGAAAACTTCAAGGGTTCGGTCCTGGCCTTTAGCGACGTTACCCAGCTCGTGCGTGCGCTGGCGGCGCAGGGTGAGTTTGTCGGGAATGTCTCCCACGAGCTGCGCACCCCGCTCACCTCCATCCTCGGCTACCTCGACATGGCACTGGAGCAGGAGGTGCAGCTGCCCGACGCCGTGGAGACAGCCCTGCAGACCGCCGTCCGGAACGCTGAACGGCTGCTGCAGCTGGTCACCGACCTGCTGTCCGTGGCCACCGGCAAGGATGCGTTGGAGCTGCGGGAGACGGACCTCGCCCCCGTGGTGAACGCCGCCGTGGATTCCTTCGGCCCCCGTGCCCGGATGAACGGTGTGGAGTTCGACGTCGAGGTGCCCGCGGATCTGAAGGCGACGGTGGACGGCGGGCGGATCCGGGAGGTGCTGGAAAACCTGGTCTCCAACGCGGTCAAGTACTCGCCCGAAGGCGGAAAGGTGCGGGTGCGGGCCTGGCGGCAGGATGAATCCGTGCTGATCGAGGTGGCAGACAACGGCATGGGCATGGCGCTTGAGGAGCAGGAGCAGGTCTTCACCCGGTTCTTCCGGTCAGGGCAGGCCCTCACGGCCGCCATTCCGGGGGCAGGGCTGGGGCTGGTGATCGCGCGCAGGATTGTGGAAGAACACGGCGGAAGCATCAGCTTCAGCAGCACGGCCGGGCAGGGAACAGTCTTCAGTGTGACGCTTCCGGCGGCAGCACCGGGTACGGGCTTGCAAAGTTAG
- a CDS encoding lantibiotic dehydratase C-terminal domain-containing protein, which produces MTQPAVLRTPARPSPRLAWWNLTIDAGGFELADRIIGELVAPLIAQARLCGTQRWFYTRRMQPSNAQVRLRVLAPPETLERLKSLLGALQEQSGDPVRSLAVEHDFSEPVLDRTVGTDALLPSVEADLARYGGVDGLALAEEVFELSSDLCLWATARFAKAQNRSALASLLLFDSAYAMMKGPRASTWPDRRRVSWEYYWDSHLHSCTATDPRAAGVQKATGAQAQAQLMPVHRLMMATASESAVTNWRRRWLRTIDTYLYRADKAGASRSAQHLTVFQAHGLLNRLGFTLRQEALIGVYARTWSREKEVELAEAT; this is translated from the coding sequence ATGACCCAGCCAGCCGTACTCCGCACCCCCGCCCGCCCGTCCCCCCGCCTCGCGTGGTGGAACCTGACCATTGATGCCGGTGGTTTTGAACTGGCCGACCGGATCATTGGTGAACTCGTGGCACCCCTTATTGCCCAGGCAAGGCTGTGTGGAACCCAGCGGTGGTTCTATACCCGCCGCATGCAGCCCTCGAATGCTCAGGTCCGGCTTCGCGTGCTCGCCCCGCCGGAGACCCTGGAGCGGCTCAAGTCCCTGCTGGGAGCCCTGCAGGAACAGTCCGGAGATCCGGTGCGCAGCCTCGCAGTGGAGCATGATTTCAGCGAGCCGGTGCTGGACCGGACCGTCGGCACGGACGCCCTGCTGCCGTCAGTCGAAGCCGATCTGGCCCGCTACGGCGGAGTTGACGGGCTTGCCCTCGCGGAAGAAGTCTTCGAGCTTTCATCCGATCTCTGCCTCTGGGCAACGGCACGGTTTGCGAAGGCGCAGAACCGGTCCGCCCTGGCTTCGCTCCTGCTCTTCGATTCCGCCTACGCGATGATGAAGGGACCCCGCGCGTCCACCTGGCCGGACCGTCGTCGGGTCTCCTGGGAGTACTACTGGGACAGCCATCTCCACAGCTGCACTGCAACAGACCCGCGGGCCGCCGGAGTGCAGAAGGCCACCGGGGCGCAGGCACAGGCCCAGTTGATGCCCGTCCACCGCCTGATGATGGCCACGGCGTCCGAATCCGCAGTCACGAACTGGCGCAGGCGCTGGCTGCGGACCATAGACACCTACCTGTACCGGGCGGACAAGGCCGGAGCCAGCCGCAGCGCCCAGCACCTCACCGTTTTCCAGGCGCACGGCCTGTTGAACCGGCTGGGATTCACCCTTCGCCAGGAGGCACTGATCGGGGTTTATGCGCGCACCTGGAGCCGGGAGAAGGAAGTGGAGCTGGCGGAGGCCACCTGA
- a CDS encoding GAF and ANTAR domain-containing protein has translation MSLTADQHSVAAELQQLILQTESVELFLEGFATRAAELFSSDAEVLAGVTLLRNKQGTTVASSSEAARALDEVQYGFGDGPCLRASRTGRTVMVEDVRTDPRWPDYTDAIRDRGFHSILGVPLILGNDGGAGLNLYARDAGHFTPHIVQSAETFAAEAAVTLQLAVQIARHKSTADHLRAAMEARTTIDVAVGIVMAQNKCSQEAAFEILSGASSNRNVKLRDVAERVVQSVTAQTVKTHFVD, from the coding sequence ATGAGCCTAACCGCGGACCAACACTCCGTTGCAGCTGAATTGCAGCAGCTAATTCTGCAGACCGAGTCGGTGGAGCTCTTCCTCGAGGGCTTCGCCACGCGTGCGGCTGAACTTTTCAGCAGCGACGCCGAAGTCCTGGCCGGGGTGACGCTGCTTCGGAACAAACAGGGCACCACCGTGGCCAGCAGCAGCGAGGCGGCGCGGGCGCTGGACGAAGTCCAGTACGGCTTCGGAGACGGACCGTGCCTGCGGGCCTCACGGACGGGGCGGACCGTCATGGTGGAAGATGTGCGCACCGACCCGCGGTGGCCGGACTATACGGACGCCATCCGGGACCGCGGTTTCCATTCCATCCTCGGCGTCCCGCTTATCCTCGGTAACGACGGCGGTGCCGGACTGAACCTGTACGCCCGGGACGCGGGCCACTTCACGCCGCACATCGTCCAGTCTGCCGAAACGTTCGCCGCCGAGGCCGCAGTCACCCTGCAACTGGCCGTCCAGATCGCCCGGCACAAGAGCACAGCCGATCATCTCCGCGCGGCCATGGAAGCCAGGACCACCATCGACGTTGCCGTGGGCATTGTCATGGCGCAGAACAAATGCAGCCAGGAAGCGGCCTTCGAGATCCTGAGCGGTGCCTCCAGCAACCGGAACGTGAAACTCCGGGACGTAGCCGAGCGCGTGGTGCAGTCCGTAACCGCGCAGACTGTGAAAACGCACTTCGTCGACTAG
- a CDS encoding mannitol dehydrogenase family protein, giving the protein MTKLNEESLPHLPASLSRPLYDRSRLTTGIVHFGVGGFHRAHQAMYLDRLMNEGKALDWAICGVGVLPQDAAMKTVMDSQDCLYTLMLKHPDGVREARVIGSIVEYLFAPEDPDAVIEKMADPATRIVSLTITEGGYNISDTTGEFDAASAGVAADLQPGAVPVSVFGLVTEALRRRRDRGVAPFAVMSCDNVPGNGEVARKAFGEFARLLDPELGDWVQESVSFPSSMVDRITPATTDADRALLSEEFGVEDAWPVIAEDFEQWALEDTFPQGRPAWEDAGVNMAADVEPYEYMKLRLLNCGHQALAYLGYLAGYRYVHEAARDPQMAQFLLDYMDREATPTLLPVPGVDLDAYKRRLLERFGNEHVRDTLARLCAESSDRIPKWLVPVVRENVAAGGETARSAAIIASWARYAEGVDEAGEQIRVVDNRRDEVMAAAGRNREDPLAFISQEHFFANLSSDPGFAQEYLSALGTLHRSGARAAVAALVDKA; this is encoded by the coding sequence ATGACCAAGCTCAATGAAGAGTCCCTTCCCCATCTCCCGGCCTCCCTGTCCCGGCCCCTATATGACCGCTCCCGGCTGACCACCGGGATTGTCCACTTCGGCGTGGGCGGGTTCCACCGGGCACACCAGGCCATGTACCTGGACCGGCTGATGAACGAGGGCAAGGCCCTCGACTGGGCCATCTGCGGCGTGGGCGTTCTGCCGCAGGACGCCGCCATGAAAACCGTGATGGACAGCCAGGACTGCCTGTACACCCTGATGCTGAAGCACCCTGACGGTGTCCGCGAAGCCCGCGTGATCGGCTCCATCGTTGAATATCTGTTCGCACCCGAGGATCCCGACGCCGTTATCGAGAAAATGGCGGACCCGGCCACCCGCATTGTCTCCCTGACGATCACCGAGGGCGGCTACAACATCAGCGACACCACGGGCGAGTTCGACGCCGCGTCCGCCGGCGTCGCTGCGGACCTGCAGCCCGGCGCGGTTCCCGTGAGTGTTTTCGGCCTGGTGACCGAGGCCCTGCGCCGCCGACGCGACCGAGGGGTGGCACCGTTCGCGGTGATGTCCTGCGACAACGTCCCGGGCAACGGCGAGGTGGCCCGCAAGGCCTTTGGCGAATTCGCTCGGCTGCTGGATCCCGAACTGGGGGACTGGGTACAGGAATCCGTCTCGTTCCCTTCCTCCATGGTGGACCGGATCACCCCGGCGACAACCGACGCCGACCGTGCCCTGCTGTCGGAGGAATTCGGGGTGGAGGACGCCTGGCCGGTTATCGCAGAGGACTTCGAGCAGTGGGCCCTGGAAGACACGTTTCCCCAGGGCCGGCCGGCCTGGGAGGACGCCGGCGTGAACATGGCGGCCGACGTCGAACCGTATGAATACATGAAACTGCGTCTGCTGAACTGCGGCCATCAGGCCCTGGCCTACCTGGGCTATCTTGCGGGCTACCGATACGTACACGAGGCCGCGCGGGACCCGCAGATGGCACAGTTCCTCCTGGACTACATGGACCGGGAAGCAACCCCCACCCTCCTCCCCGTTCCGGGTGTCGATCTGGACGCCTACAAGAGAAGGCTGCTGGAGCGCTTCGGCAATGAACACGTCCGGGACACCCTCGCCCGGCTGTGCGCCGAAAGCTCCGACCGGATTCCGAAATGGCTGGTTCCGGTGGTCCGGGAGAATGTGGCCGCCGGCGGCGAAACCGCCAGGTCAGCCGCCATCATCGCTTCGTGGGCACGCTACGCCGAGGGCGTGGACGAAGCAGGTGAACAGATCCGGGTGGTCGATAACCGGCGTGACGAGGTGATGGCCGCGGCCGGCCGGAACCGGGAGGATCCGCTGGCTTTTATTTCGCAGGAGCACTTCTTTGCCAACCTGTCCTCCGACCCGGGGTTTGCACAGGAGTACCTGTCCGCCCTCGGAACCCTGCACCGCAGCGGTGCCCGGGCGGCCGTCGCCGCGCTGGTGGACAAAGCCTGA
- the pstS gene encoding phosphate ABC transporter substrate-binding protein PstS: MRPNRPARSLATVVLATLALTACGSDYPLGDAQREAAENSTSTLSGVLSGAGSSAQGPAMDSWIAGFGTLHPKVQLQYSPDGSGAGRSALLAGAVNFAGSDAYLQEEEMEDAKAVCGPEGALDIPAYISPIAVAFNLPGIESLNLDADTIARMFRGEIETWNDPAIAALNPETQLPETRITPVSRADDSGTTENFTEYLHEVAPGAWPDEPSGTWPGGLQGENAQGSSGVVSTVTRTEGAVTYADDSVIDDSMGTANLLVGTEFVPISAEAASTAVEQSTRVPGRGEHDIALQLDRRTTAPGAYPLVLVSYQIYCSSYEDADLVERVRTFGQYVVSEEGQQTSAEAAKSAPIPASLAEEAREALESISVRD, translated from the coding sequence GTGCGCCCAAACCGCCCCGCCCGTTCCCTGGCCACGGTGGTGCTGGCAACACTTGCCCTCACCGCCTGCGGATCCGACTATCCCCTCGGAGACGCCCAGCGCGAGGCCGCCGAGAACAGCACCTCCACCCTCAGCGGAGTACTTTCCGGTGCCGGGTCCAGTGCCCAGGGACCGGCAATGGATTCCTGGATTGCCGGCTTCGGAACGCTGCATCCCAAGGTCCAGCTGCAGTATTCCCCGGACGGCTCCGGCGCCGGGCGCAGCGCCCTGCTGGCCGGCGCGGTGAACTTCGCCGGTTCCGACGCCTACCTGCAGGAAGAGGAAATGGAGGACGCCAAGGCCGTCTGCGGCCCGGAAGGCGCCCTGGACATTCCCGCCTACATTTCCCCCATAGCCGTCGCCTTCAACCTTCCCGGCATCGAATCGCTGAACCTTGACGCCGACACCATCGCGCGGATGTTCCGCGGCGAGATCGAGACCTGGAACGATCCCGCCATCGCGGCGCTCAACCCGGAAACACAGCTGCCCGAGACCCGGATTACCCCGGTCAGCCGTGCCGATGACTCCGGCACCACCGAGAACTTCACCGAATATCTGCACGAAGTGGCGCCCGGGGCCTGGCCGGACGAGCCCTCCGGAACCTGGCCGGGAGGACTGCAGGGCGAGAATGCACAGGGGAGCTCCGGCGTCGTCAGCACCGTGACACGCACCGAGGGGGCCGTCACCTACGCCGACGACTCGGTGATCGACGATTCCATGGGCACCGCCAACCTGCTCGTCGGGACCGAATTCGTGCCGATCAGCGCCGAAGCGGCAAGCACCGCCGTCGAACAGTCCACGCGGGTCCCCGGACGCGGCGAACACGACATTGCGCTGCAGCTGGACCGACGGACCACGGCGCCCGGGGCCTACCCGCTGGTGCTGGTGTCCTACCAGATCTACTGCAGCTCCTACGAAGACGCCGACCTCGTCGAGCGGGTGCGGACCTTCGGCCAGTATGTGGTGAGCGAGGAGGGACAGCAGACCTCCGCAGAGGCAGCGAAGAGTGCCCCCATCCCCGCTTCCCTGGCCGAAGAGGCCCGTGAGGCGCTGGAATCGATCAGCGTCCGGGACTGA
- a CDS encoding DUF1304 domain-containing protein — protein sequence MLIAAAIFAVVAAAVAFYFFMLESLRWAEPDTAEVFALRGSNPAATAQLAYNLGFYNLFLAVGAALGVVLLFAGNAVAGLTLMTFTTACMLLASVVLVLSDRRVARLSLVQGAPAALSLVLSLLGT from the coding sequence GTGCTGATTGCCGCAGCCATCTTTGCCGTCGTCGCCGCAGCCGTGGCGTTCTACTTCTTTATGCTCGAATCCCTGCGCTGGGCGGAACCCGACACCGCCGAAGTGTTCGCTCTGCGGGGATCCAACCCCGCAGCCACTGCCCAGCTGGCCTACAACCTGGGGTTCTACAACCTGTTCCTGGCGGTGGGAGCTGCGCTGGGCGTGGTCCTGCTCTTCGCCGGAAACGCCGTGGCCGGGCTGACGCTGATGACCTTCACCACGGCCTGCATGCTGCTCGCCTCGGTGGTCCTGGTACTCAGCGACCGGAGAGTGGCCCGGCTGTCCCTGGTCCAGGGTGCTCCTGCCGCCCTTTCCCTCGTCCTTTCACTGCTCGGAACCTGA
- a CDS encoding DNA-3-methyladenine glycosylase family protein has product MTEVAAGRRLSLPHRGPFAWEPLASALQAHAVPGLERVTRTDDGATVERLVAGSAGPVPVTVHMDDAGAVLELPALPDAQEPSLVASVRAWLDLDADPGVVDPFLAGFELLEPLVRRHPGLRVPGSTDGFETGVQTVLGQQVSLAAARTFGSRLVAAFGEPGPGGLAAFPTAERLAAVPAADIQSTVRITHARARTLSALARAVADGLPLHSGADPDAVRAGLLALPGIGPWTADYLAVRVLGDRDAYPADDLVLKRALGVGTGREAARLSQPWRPWRSYALFHLWTRAAYAVPAAVVG; this is encoded by the coding sequence ATGACCGAAGTAGCGGCGGGTCGGCGGCTTTCACTGCCGCACCGCGGGCCCTTCGCCTGGGAACCGCTCGCCAGCGCGCTGCAGGCGCACGCGGTACCGGGCCTGGAACGGGTCACCCGGACCGACGACGGCGCCACCGTGGAGCGGCTGGTCGCGGGTTCCGCGGGTCCGGTCCCCGTGACGGTGCACATGGACGACGCCGGAGCGGTCCTCGAGCTGCCCGCCCTGCCTGACGCTCAGGAACCGTCGCTTGTCGCCTCGGTCCGGGCCTGGCTTGACCTGGACGCCGACCCGGGCGTGGTGGATCCGTTCCTCGCCGGCTTCGAGCTGCTGGAACCCCTGGTGCGGCGGCACCCCGGCCTGCGGGTGCCGGGGTCCACGGACGGCTTTGAGACCGGCGTCCAGACCGTCCTCGGGCAGCAGGTATCCCTGGCGGCCGCCCGGACCTTCGGCTCCCGGCTGGTTGCGGCCTTCGGGGAACCCGGACCCGGCGGATTAGCCGCCTTTCCGACGGCGGAGCGCCTGGCCGCGGTGCCGGCTGCCGACATCCAGTCCACCGTCCGGATCACGCATGCCCGCGCCCGGACCCTGTCCGCCCTGGCCCGGGCCGTGGCGGACGGGCTGCCGCTGCATTCCGGAGCGGATCCTGACGCCGTGCGCGCCGGCCTGCTGGCCCTGCCGGGGATCGGCCCGTGGACCGCGGATTATCTGGCCGTGCGGGTGCTGGGGGACCGCGACGCCTATCCGGCCGATGACCTGGTGCTGAAACGGGCCCTGGGCGTGGGAACCGGGCGGGAAGCAGCCCGGCTCTCACAGCCGTGGCGTCCGTGGCGCTCCTATGCCTTGTTCCACCTCTGGACCCGGGCCGCGTACGCGGTGCCGGCCGCCGTCGTCGGGTGA
- a CDS encoding alpha-ketoglutarate-dependent dioxygenase AlkB family protein, protein MSNSLFPRERSEPAVGAVHVPGWLPPEKQRQIVQACRQWAIGPVPMRAAVLPGGHTMSVQTVCLGWHWQPYKYTRTADDVGGGRVAELPDWLIELGRDALREAYRQPDGSYAREDFRPENYTPDTALINYYAEGAHMGMHQDKDEKSSAPVVSISIGDTCVFRFGNTETRTRPYTDLELESGDLFVFGGPSRFAYHGVPRTLAGTADPESGLPAGRINITLRMTGLS, encoded by the coding sequence ATGAGCAACTCCCTTTTCCCCCGTGAACGATCCGAACCCGCCGTCGGCGCCGTCCACGTGCCGGGCTGGCTGCCGCCGGAGAAACAGCGGCAGATCGTGCAGGCCTGCCGGCAGTGGGCCATCGGCCCGGTGCCCATGCGCGCGGCCGTCCTCCCCGGCGGGCACACCATGTCCGTGCAGACCGTGTGCCTGGGGTGGCACTGGCAGCCCTATAAATACACGCGGACGGCGGACGACGTCGGCGGCGGCCGGGTCGCCGAACTGCCCGACTGGCTGATCGAACTGGGCCGCGACGCCCTCCGCGAGGCCTACCGGCAACCCGACGGCAGTTACGCCCGGGAGGACTTCCGGCCGGAGAACTACACCCCGGACACCGCGCTGATCAACTACTACGCGGAGGGCGCCCACATGGGCATGCACCAGGACAAGGACGAGAAATCCAGCGCCCCGGTGGTGTCCATCAGCATCGGGGATACCTGCGTTTTCCGGTTCGGCAACACCGAGACGAGAACCCGCCCCTACACCGACCTGGAACTGGAATCCGGAGACCTGTTTGTGTTCGGCGGCCCCTCCCGCTTCGCCTACCACGGCGTCCCGCGGACCCTGGCGGGTACGGCCGATCCGGAGTCCGGCCTGCCCGCGGGCCGGATCAACATCACGCTGCGCATGACCGGACTGTCATGA
- a CDS encoding methylated-DNA--[protein]-cysteine S-methyltransferase, whose product MASYDSAGAGPGGTDTAAADTSGTRLLAPDPREAAVLAALHTRLAADAEPAGLLDVAYTVIDSPVGRLILAATDAGLVRVAFEGEGVDTVLQDLSTRISPRILEAPGRLARPAAQLREYFDGTRRSFDLDLDLRLTAGYRRTVVQTLQQIGYGRTSTYAGIAALTGNPGAVRAVGTACGRNPLPLVIPCHRVLRSDGTTGGYRGGPAAKKILLDLEAAA is encoded by the coding sequence ATGGCATCCTATGATTCCGCCGGCGCCGGACCCGGCGGCACCGACACCGCCGCCGCCGACACCTCCGGCACCCGCCTCCTGGCGCCCGACCCCCGCGAGGCCGCGGTCCTGGCCGCCCTGCACACCCGCCTCGCCGCCGACGCGGAGCCGGCCGGGCTGCTGGACGTCGCCTACACAGTCATCGACAGCCCCGTGGGCCGGCTCATCCTCGCGGCCACCGACGCCGGCCTGGTCCGGGTGGCGTTCGAAGGTGAAGGGGTGGACACCGTGCTGCAGGACCTCAGCACCCGGATCAGCCCGCGGATCCTTGAGGCTCCGGGCCGCCTGGCCCGTCCCGCGGCCCAGCTCCGTGAGTACTTCGACGGCACCCGCCGCAGTTTCGACCTGGACCTGGACCTGCGGCTCACCGCCGGATACCGGCGGACCGTGGTCCAGACGCTGCAGCAGATCGGCTACGGACGCACCTCCACGTACGCAGGCATAGCCGCACTGACCGGAAACCCCGGCGCCGTCCGGGCCGTGGGCACCGCCTGCGGCCGCAATCCGCTGCCCCTGGTGATCCCCTGCCACCGGGTCCTGCGCTCCGACGGAACCACCGGCGGTTACCGCGGCGGTCCGGCCGCCAAGAAAATCCTCCTCGACCTGGAAGCCGCCGCATGA
- a CDS encoding RNA polymerase sigma factor translates to MKPFEQIVREHGPAVLRVCRAVLGPDAAEDAWSETFLAALGAYPDLPEGANVQAWLVTIAKRKAVDQHRSAARNPLPVNDIPEPPPAAAPADTDGLWTALKTLSVRQREALAYHHLAGLPYAEVAQLLGGSEAACRRSAADGIKKLRTLYEEDRNGIL, encoded by the coding sequence GTGAAACCCTTTGAGCAGATTGTCCGCGAGCACGGCCCGGCCGTGCTGCGCGTCTGCCGTGCCGTTCTTGGGCCGGACGCGGCCGAAGATGCCTGGTCGGAAACGTTCCTCGCCGCCCTGGGCGCCTACCCGGACCTGCCCGAGGGCGCCAATGTCCAGGCCTGGCTGGTGACCATTGCCAAGCGGAAGGCCGTGGACCAGCACCGCTCCGCGGCCCGGAACCCGCTGCCGGTGAACGACATACCGGAACCTCCGCCGGCGGCAGCACCGGCGGATACCGACGGATTGTGGACGGCCCTGAAAACACTGTCGGTCCGCCAGCGCGAGGCCCTGGCCTACCACCACCTCGCCGGACTTCCGTACGCCGAAGTGGCCCAGCTGCTCGGCGGCAGCGAAGCCGCCTGCCGCCGGTCCGCGGCCGACGGCATCAAGAAACTACGCACCCTCTACGAGGAGGACCGCAATGGCATCCTATGA